In the genome of Thermodesulfobacteriota bacterium, the window AATACATCAAAACAAAACCGACCATATGCTTCCCAGACGCGTAGAAGGAGAGACGGTGGTGACGTTTAAAATCGGGCAGATGGCGGTGTATCCCGCTCACGGAGTCGGAGTCGTCCAGGCAATCGAATCGAAAAGCTTCTCGAGCGGGAAGAAAGAGTCCTTCTACGTGCT includes:
- a CDS encoding CarD family transcriptional regulator, whose product is MLPRRVEGETVVTFKIGQMAVYPAHGVGVVQAIESKSFSSGKKESFYVL